Proteins encoded by one window of Oscillatoria sp. FACHB-1406:
- a CDS encoding glycerophosphodiester phosphodiesterase family protein gives MDFEIVAHRGYSAIAPENTLAAFAAAMEGGANAIEFDVRLCADNVPILIHDATVNRTTDGTGNVRDLTLEQLKQLDAGLWFSDRFIGERIPTLAETLDFLQDTPASVCAEIKDGDDWSSEDIERLIETIRAPLRGSLRDRNWESRFRIASFSDEFVDRVAAIAPTLPRAYYPLTPADYQEKVRQLKSEKDTMLLCEYHLLLENPHLIKISRNCCIDVGAWTVDRAEDLEALVRLGVKQIVTNTLLNSKSNI, from the coding sequence ATGGACTTTGAAATTGTGGCTCACCGTGGGTATTCGGCGATCGCGCCCGAAAATACCCTTGCGGCCTTTGCTGCGGCGATGGAAGGCGGCGCGAATGCAATTGAATTTGACGTTCGCCTCTGTGCCGATAATGTTCCCATCCTCATCCACGATGCGACAGTCAATCGCACCACGGACGGGACAGGCAATGTCAGAGATCTGACACTCGAACAACTCAAACAATTAGATGCGGGACTGTGGTTTAGCGATCGCTTCATCGGCGAACGCATTCCCACGCTTGCCGAAACCCTCGATTTTCTTCAAGATACGCCCGCTAGCGTTTGCGCGGAAATCAAAGATGGCGATGATTGGTCGTCGGAGGATATCGAGCGTTTAATTGAAACGATCCGCGCGCCGCTACGCGGATCCCTGCGGGATCGCAACTGGGAAAGCCGCTTTCGCATCGCCTCGTTCAGCGATGAATTCGTCGATCGCGTCGCCGCGATCGCTCCAACCCTCCCCCGCGCTTACTATCCCCTTACGCCCGCCGACTACCAAGAAAAAGTTCGCCAACTCAAAAGCGAAAAAGATACCATGCTCCTGTGCGAATATCACCTCCTCCTCGAAAATCCCCACCTCATTAAAATCAGTCGCAACTGCTGCATTGATGTTGGCGCTTGGACCGTCGATCGCGCGGAAGATTTAGAAGCGCTCGTGCGCCTGGGAGTCAAACAAATCGTGACCAATACATTGCTGAATTCAAAATCCAACATTTAA
- a CDS encoding phosphoadenosine phosphosulfate reductase family protein: MARTLSLFEEDRLTLSNSIELSAESLRHYGSFYKHWAIAFSGGKDSSATVTLIAHLIETGQIPKPESLTVLYADTRQELPPLHSSAMGILEEFRKRGFETRVVLPELDHRYFVYILGRGVPPPSNTFRWCTPKLKVMSMERELEALRQERGEKFLMITGVRVGESAARDRRIAVSCTKDGGECGQGWFQHSSSDAVADTLAPIVHWRVCHVWDWLLHADLELGFPTFEIARVYGQDVSDGEEPLNARTGCIGCPLVQKDAALDRLSAQPEWAYLAPLHKLRPLYWQIRKPQYRLRKHGEERKSATKYIGRNRLGPLHLDARRWMLEQVLGIQAEVNDAARSLGKPELSLINDEELARIEELIAANTFPERWDGTEHRGDEWLPEILPDGSIQNLLFDDSEFNPVG; this comes from the coding sequence GTGGCAAGAACACTAAGTCTGTTTGAGGAAGATCGCCTAACCCTGTCGAACAGCATTGAGCTATCAGCGGAATCGCTGCGTCATTACGGTTCCTTCTACAAACATTGGGCGATCGCCTTTTCTGGGGGTAAGGACTCTTCCGCCACCGTTACCCTTATTGCCCACCTGATCGAAACGGGGCAAATTCCCAAGCCTGAGAGCCTAACCGTCCTTTATGCCGACACTCGCCAAGAACTACCGCCGCTACACTCATCAGCAATGGGGATTTTGGAGGAGTTTCGCAAGCGTGGGTTTGAAACTCGCGTCGTGCTGCCAGAATTAGACCACCGCTATTTTGTCTACATCTTGGGTCGGGGAGTGCCGCCACCGTCCAATACCTTCCGTTGGTGTACGCCTAAGCTCAAAGTCATGAGCATGGAACGGGAATTGGAAGCCCTGCGGCAGGAACGGGGCGAAAAGTTCCTGATGATTACAGGCGTGCGAGTTGGGGAGAGTGCCGCCAGAGATCGGCGGATTGCGGTTAGCTGTACGAAAGATGGCGGAGAGTGCGGTCAGGGTTGGTTCCAGCATTCGTCTTCGGATGCTGTAGCAGATACGCTAGCACCGATCGTTCATTGGCGGGTCTGTCATGTGTGGGACTGGCTGCTTCACGCCGATTTAGAGCTTGGGTTCCCTACTTTTGAGATTGCTAGGGTTTACGGGCAGGATGTCAGCGATGGGGAGGAACCGCTTAATGCTAGAACAGGGTGTATCGGCTGTCCTCTCGTTCAGAAGGATGCTGCGCTCGATCGCCTAAGCGCTCAACCCGAGTGGGCATATCTTGCCCCGCTTCACAAACTCAGACCGCTGTATTGGCAAATCCGCAAACCGCAGTATCGGCTGCGAAAGCATGGGGAAGAACGCAAGTCAGCAACTAAGTATATTGGTAGAAATCGGCTAGGCCCGCTGCACTTGGATGCGCGACGTTGGATGCTGGAGCAAGTTTTGGGCATTCAGGCAGAAGTGAATGATGCGGCGCGATCGCTCGGCAAGCCAGAACTCAGCTTGATTAATGATGAAGAATTGGCGCGGATTGAAGAACTGATTGCCGCAAACACCTTCCCCGAACGCTGGGATGGGACGGAACATCGAGGCGATGAGTGGCTTCCTGAAATTCTTCCCGATGGGAGCATTCAGAATCTCTTGTTTGATGATTCTGAATTTAATCCCGTTGGATGA
- a CDS encoding DUF262 domain-containing protein, whose product MSTTPKGMSILEMYRWYRSNKLIVNRRYQRKLVWTKAEKAGLIQSLLLNYPIPLILLGGFKTNEEEETYEIIDGMQRLNAIFGFIENEFSVDDKFFDITKHPLAHELSKKGVFEPADSAKSVFLRQALVLTS is encoded by the coding sequence ATGAGTACCACTCCTAAAGGTATGAGCATCCTTGAGATGTACCGTTGGTACAGAAGCAATAAGCTGATCGTTAATCGTAGGTATCAGCGTAAGCTCGTCTGGACTAAGGCAGAAAAGGCTGGACTTATACAAAGCCTACTTTTAAATTACCCAATTCCACTGATATTACTTGGTGGATTCAAAACTAATGAGGAAGAAGAAACATACGAGATTATTGATGGAATGCAAAGGCTAAATGCCATATTTGGCTTCATTGAAAATGAGTTTTCAGTTGATGACAAATTCTTTGATATTACAAAGCATCCTTTGGCTCATGAGTTAAGTAAAAAGGGAGTTTTTGAGCCAGCAGATTCAGCAAAATCAGTTTTTTTAAGGCAAGCACTTGTGTTAACTTCCTAG
- a CDS encoding winged helix-turn-helix domain-containing protein, protein MEKRTIAEAAIEVLKEAKQPMTAAEITQAILDKGLYTFNTKDPRAMVRGAIERRCAGVNRKNSVSQKDFTKLSDGKYQLETTK, encoded by the coding sequence ATGGAAAAGCGAACTATTGCTGAGGCAGCGATCGAGGTGCTAAAGGAAGCGAAGCAACCTATGACAGCAGCAGAAATTACCCAGGCAATCTTAGACAAAGGGTTGTACACCTTTAATACGAAAGATCCAAGAGCAATGGTACGTGGAGCGATCGAGCGGCGATGTGCGGGTGTAAATCGGAAAAACTCAGTTTCCCAGAAAGACTTCACAAAGCTTTCAGACGGTAAATACCAATTAGAGACAACCAAGTAA
- the dndD gene encoding DNA sulfur modification protein DndD produces MIFQELVLENFGPYKGRQILNLCPGQNQQTIILFGGLNGGGKTTLMDALRLALYGHRASCSTRGSLSYPEFLKQCINRQAQASTIELSFQQTLNNEAQATEFRIYRTWTEQISGRDTLKVTVNGELAPDLAQKWDERIEDLLPLGISRLFLFDGEQVGELADRDVLPQSVTSAIRSLLGLELPDRLSADLDVLTTRKRKALATTQQQAQLSDLEQRLESQEQERRSIKKKIAAIQQKLDKAEEKLRQAEERFLAEGGKIAAEQSQQEQQHQQARNKADDRRAALREVAAGVLPLALIQPLLKEAQIQAQQEIRQQQLESAGELLKERNQALLQFVRSLDLGTKQLKQIRSFLAKQEKEVSQEKEETWLGADVDTFHQLTNTLQYGLPHQCQVATEHLKQLQTYQEEIETIERYLATAASPEMYDKLVQQVRQAQAQVVSLKADREHSQRLLDQAEQTLARTGQELMDYSKLAIERKNDEHTLAAIAKVQDTLKVFQHKLKLRKLNQLESLVTECFLYLLHKSNLVHRVQIDTETFSLSLFDCEGQAVLKHRLSAGEKQLLAISLLWGLARASGRQLPVAIDTPLGRLDSSHRKNLVDRYFPQASHQVLLLSTDTEIGKTEVKRLRENRAIAREYLLKYDRTKHQTQVKSGYFR; encoded by the coding sequence ATGATTTTTCAAGAATTAGTATTAGAAAACTTTGGTCCTTATAAAGGACGACAGATCCTCAATCTTTGCCCGGGTCAAAACCAGCAAACCATTATTCTATTCGGTGGTCTGAACGGCGGCGGGAAAACGACATTGATGGATGCCCTTCGTCTGGCACTCTATGGGCATCGTGCCTCCTGCTCGACTCGCGGTAGCCTCAGCTATCCTGAATTCCTCAAACAGTGCATTAATCGGCAAGCGCAGGCCTCTACGATAGAATTGAGCTTCCAGCAAACCCTAAATAATGAGGCACAAGCCACTGAGTTTAGGATTTACCGTACCTGGACTGAGCAGATTAGTGGTCGAGATACCCTGAAAGTTACGGTTAATGGTGAACTTGCGCCCGATCTCGCACAGAAATGGGATGAGCGCATTGAAGATTTACTGCCCTTGGGAATCTCCCGTTTATTTTTATTTGACGGCGAGCAAGTTGGTGAATTAGCCGATCGCGATGTGCTGCCGCAATCTGTTACCAGTGCCATCCGATCGCTGTTAGGACTCGAATTACCCGATCGCCTTTCTGCCGACCTCGATGTATTGACTACCCGCAAGCGTAAAGCCTTGGCAACGACTCAACAACAGGCGCAGCTATCGGATCTCGAGCAACGTCTGGAATCCCAGGAGCAAGAACGCCGTTCTATTAAAAAGAAAATTGCTGCAATTCAACAAAAGCTGGACAAGGCGGAAGAGAAATTGCGGCAGGCGGAGGAACGGTTTCTGGCTGAGGGGGGCAAAATTGCAGCAGAGCAATCCCAGCAAGAACAGCAGCACCAACAGGCGAGGAACAAAGCTGACGATCGCCGCGCCGCCTTACGGGAGGTTGCAGCGGGAGTTTTGCCTCTGGCATTAATTCAGCCTTTGCTTAAGGAAGCTCAAATTCAAGCTCAGCAGGAGATTCGGCAACAACAACTCGAGTCTGCTGGTGAGTTGTTGAAGGAACGGAACCAGGCTTTGCTTCAGTTTGTTAGATCGCTAGACCTAGGAACGAAGCAGCTTAAGCAAATTCGTTCGTTTCTTGCAAAACAAGAAAAGGAAGTCTCACAGGAGAAAGAGGAGACTTGGCTGGGTGCAGATGTAGATACCTTTCATCAACTCACGAACACATTGCAGTATGGTCTGCCTCATCAGTGCCAGGTAGCGACAGAGCATTTGAAGCAGCTTCAGACCTACCAGGAGGAGATCGAGACCATTGAACGCTATCTCGCGACTGCTGCCTCCCCGGAGATGTATGACAAGCTCGTGCAGCAGGTGCGGCAGGCACAGGCACAAGTCGTAAGCCTCAAAGCCGATCGCGAACACAGTCAACGGCTTCTTGACCAAGCAGAACAAACCCTTGCCCGCACTGGGCAGGAACTAATGGATTATAGCAAGCTGGCGATCGAGCGCAAAAATGACGAACATACCTTGGCGGCGATCGCTAAAGTCCAAGATACTCTCAAGGTGTTTCAGCACAAGCTGAAACTCCGTAAGCTCAATCAGCTTGAAAGTTTGGTGACTGAGTGCTTTCTTTACTTGCTGCACAAATCGAATTTAGTGCATCGGGTTCAAATCGACACCGAAACCTTCAGCCTCTCTCTGTTTGACTGCGAAGGGCAAGCTGTCCTCAAACATCGGCTATCTGCGGGTGAGAAACAGCTATTGGCAATTTCCCTGTTGTGGGGATTAGCCCGTGCTTCGGGTCGGCAGTTACCTGTGGCGATCGATACTCCACTAGGTCGGCTTGATTCCTCTCATCGCAAGAATCTGGTCGATCGCTACTTCCCACAAGCCAGCCATCAAGTGTTGCTCCTCTCGACGGATACTGAGATTGGCAAGACGGAGGTGAAGCGGTTGCGGGAAAATAGGGCGATCGCTCGTGAATACTTGCTTAAGTACGATCGCACTAAGCATCAAACCCAAGTAAAATCTGGTTACTTTCGGTAG
- the crtO gene encoding beta-carotene ketolase CrtO has protein sequence MQSYDIVIIGAGHNGLTCAAYLLKEGYTVALLEKRPIPGGGATTEELMPQDAPGFHFNRCAIDHEFIHLGPVVQELELEKYGLEYLYCDPVVFCPHPDGKYFLARKSVEETCAEIARFNQRDAKKYAEFIDFWQRLLKGITPMFNAPPKSVTDILGNYDLSKLKDLLSVIAVPGRTLDFFRTLLSSSEDILHEYFDSEFIKAPLARLAAEMGAPPSQKNLALGAIMLGMRHDPGMARPKGGTGALTAALVNLVTSLGGKIFTDRSVEKVLVDDKRAVGVRVAGGEEYRATKAVISNIDAKRVFLQLMDGVEVDKADENLRERLDRRIVNNNETILKIDCALSEAPKFIHHEHKDEYLIGSILIADSVKHVEIAHSDPSIGRIPDEDPSIYAVVPTVRDPSMAPPGQHTLWIEFFAPYQIENRQDGLKGTGWTDELKNQVADRVIDKLNDYAPNLKQSIIARAVESPAELGERLGSYKGNYYHIDMTLEQMIFFRPLPELANYKTPIDGLYLTGAGTHPGGSISGMPGRNCARVFLHEDRPIAQTLKDARDSVQSAIESVFKRD, from the coding sequence ATGCAGTCTTACGATATTGTCATCATTGGCGCAGGTCATAATGGACTAACTTGCGCGGCTTACCTCTTAAAAGAAGGCTATACCGTAGCCTTGCTCGAAAAACGTCCGATTCCGGGCGGTGGAGCCACAACCGAAGAACTCATGCCCCAAGATGCCCCCGGTTTTCATTTTAACCGCTGCGCGATCGACCACGAATTTATCCACTTAGGGCCGGTTGTCCAAGAATTAGAACTGGAAAAATATGGACTGGAATATCTCTATTGCGACCCAGTAGTCTTTTGTCCCCATCCCGATGGCAAGTATTTTCTAGCCCGTAAATCCGTTGAAGAAACCTGCGCCGAAATTGCCCGCTTCAATCAGCGAGATGCCAAAAAATACGCCGAATTTATCGATTTTTGGCAGCGACTCCTAAAAGGAATTACGCCAATGTTTAACGCGCCGCCCAAATCGGTAACAGACATTTTAGGCAATTACGACCTATCCAAACTGAAAGATTTATTATCCGTCATCGCGGTTCCGGGGCGAACGCTGGATTTTTTCCGCACTCTACTCTCTAGCAGCGAAGATATTTTACACGAATACTTCGATTCAGAATTCATTAAAGCTCCCTTAGCGCGATTAGCTGCGGAAATGGGCGCGCCGCCCAGCCAAAAGAATTTGGCTCTCGGGGCGATTATGCTGGGGATGCGACACGATCCCGGTATGGCGCGTCCGAAAGGCGGTACGGGCGCTTTAACGGCTGCTTTAGTCAATCTCGTAACCAGTCTGGGCGGCAAAATTTTCACCGATCGCTCGGTTGAGAAAGTTCTCGTCGATGATAAGCGCGCAGTTGGAGTACGCGTCGCTGGAGGAGAAGAGTATCGAGCCACCAAAGCCGTCATTTCCAACATTGATGCCAAACGGGTCTTTCTGCAACTGATGGATGGGGTAGAAGTTGACAAGGCGGACGAAAACCTGCGAGAACGGCTCGATCGCCGCATTGTCAATAACAACGAAACAATTCTAAAAATCGATTGCGCCCTTTCCGAAGCCCCTAAATTTATTCACCACGAGCATAAAGATGAGTATTTAATCGGCTCGATTTTAATTGCCGATTCGGTAAAGCACGTGGAAATTGCCCACAGCGATCCCAGCATCGGGCGCATTCCCGACGAAGATCCTTCTATTTACGCGGTTGTGCCGACGGTGCGCGATCCTTCGATGGCACCCCCAGGACAACACACGCTCTGGATTGAGTTTTTTGCCCCGTACCAAATCGAAAATCGTCAGGATGGGCTGAAAGGCACTGGGTGGACGGATGAGTTGAAAAATCAAGTTGCCGATCGCGTCATTGACAAGTTGAACGATTACGCGCCCAACCTCAAACAATCGATTATTGCGCGAGCGGTTGAAAGTCCTGCCGAGTTAGGCGAGCGGTTGGGGTCTTACAAGGGTAATTATTACCATATCGATATGACCCTAGAGCAGATGATTTTCTTCCGCCCGCTGCCGGAGTTAGCCAATTATAAAACGCCAATTGATGGGCTGTACTTAACGGGAGCCGGAACCCATCCCGGCGGATCAATTTCGGGAATGCCGGGACGTAACTGCGCCCGCGTCTTTTTACACGAGGATCGTCCCATCGCTCAGACGCTCAAAGATGCGCGCGATTCGGTGCAATCGGCGATCGAGTCCGTGTTTAAACGCGATTAA
- a CDS encoding ATP-binding protein, with protein sequence MVRSLAAEIRGDVSREELPLTEMPEISIDAKSITLGYGILADDTFWCSQGILRVSGLRDSEDEQLLADIILSIALGKPFAASKENFDAYYGKGEDNKLDEIELAVARYGEDKLRADIKTVLSYIKSSITIASNSNERNFLRNVLRRKSGAGNPVKEPFYTLFMAFYHLIIKEAKEPFECEEIFKSVTALIKKIKMSSTVKTENRIHNISLTKGLIQDYFKQSSNSLRSSGSYAVDFENYLRRSKTEAANYDFKQGFYTLVNKNRSFDKQSFEKILQNVAAMANLGKGKKGYIFVGVTDKEADTKRIEQLDKISVPRFYSFGVVGLEREAKLHNVTLDQYILFISRKIRDSALQEWLKTLVNTSLTPITYMEHTVLMIEVKAGDQPAWYGDKLYIRDGHEKKPQEVSGEQINAVYSLFR encoded by the coding sequence TTGGTTAGATCTCTTGCCGCTGAGATTCGTGGAGATGTATCTAGGGAAGAGTTACCTCTTACTGAAATGCCTGAGATTAGCATTGATGCTAAATCAATTACGCTTGGCTATGGCATTCTCGCTGATGATACCTTTTGGTGTAGCCAAGGAATTCTGCGCGTTTCTGGTCTTCGCGATAGTGAGGACGAGCAGCTATTAGCCGATATTATTCTATCTATAGCATTGGGCAAGCCTTTTGCCGCCAGCAAAGAAAACTTTGATGCCTATTACGGAAAAGGTGAGGATAATAAGCTAGATGAAATAGAACTAGCTGTTGCTAGGTATGGAGAGGATAAGCTTCGGGCAGATATCAAGACAGTTCTATCTTATATAAAAAGTTCTATTACGATTGCATCTAATTCTAATGAAAGAAATTTCTTGAGAAATGTTTTAAGGAGGAAATCAGGAGCCGGAAATCCTGTTAAAGAACCCTTTTACACATTATTCATGGCTTTTTATCACCTGATCATTAAAGAGGCAAAGGAGCCTTTTGAATGTGAAGAAATTTTTAAATCTGTTACGGCATTAATTAAAAAAATTAAGATGAGTTCGACGGTAAAAACTGAAAATAGAATTCATAACATAAGTCTTACTAAAGGACTTATTCAGGATTATTTTAAGCAATCAAGCAATTCTCTGCGTAGCAGCGGTTCCTATGCTGTAGATTTTGAAAATTACTTGAGACGTTCAAAAACGGAAGCTGCAAATTACGATTTTAAGCAGGGGTTTTATACCTTGGTCAATAAAAATCGTAGTTTTGATAAACAAAGCTTTGAAAAGATTCTGCAAAATGTAGCAGCGATGGCAAATTTAGGAAAAGGAAAAAAAGGATATATATTTGTTGGGGTAACTGATAAGGAAGCAGATACTAAACGAATTGAACAGTTAGATAAAATTAGTGTCCCTAGATTCTACTCATTTGGTGTTGTGGGGTTAGAAAGAGAGGCAAAACTACATAATGTCACGCTCGATCAATACATATTATTTATTAGTCGAAAAATCCGTGATTCTGCCCTCCAAGAATGGTTGAAAACGTTAGTAAATACAAGCCTAACGCCAATAACATACATGGAACACACAGTTCTGATGATTGAAGTCAAAGCTGGCGACCAACCAGCATGGTATGGTGACAAGCTCTACATTCGCGATGGACATGAGAAAAAGCCCCAAGAAGTGTCCGGCGAACAAATTAATGCTGTCTATAGTCTTTTTAGATGA
- a CDS encoding PIN domain-containing protein, producing MPRIYLDVCCFNRPFDDQTQSRIRVETEAILAILEHCERGVWELISSEMVETEVAQIADPERRQRIEGALLMARSRVLVDEIAANRGEELQNLGFQGFDAIHLACSEIARADVFLSTDDRLLRRAARYRNSLTVAVDNPATWLIATLQTGDSDNDPNGT from the coding sequence ATGCCTCGTATTTATTTGGATGTTTGCTGTTTCAACCGCCCATTCGACGACCAAACACAGTCGCGGATTCGAGTGGAGACTGAAGCCATCCTGGCGATTTTGGAGCACTGCGAGAGGGGTGTATGGGAACTGATTAGCAGTGAGATGGTTGAAACCGAGGTGGCTCAAATTGCTGACCCAGAGCGACGGCAAAGGATTGAGGGAGCCTTGCTGATGGCGCGATCGCGCGTTCTGGTTGATGAAATAGCTGCCAATCGAGGCGAGGAATTACAGAACCTGGGCTTTCAAGGATTCGATGCCATCCATCTTGCCTGTTCTGAAATTGCTCGAGCTGATGTTTTTTTATCAACAGACGATCGATTATTGAGAAGGGCGGCTCGATACCGTAACTCCCTGACTGTAGCTGTGGATAACCCCGCTACATGGCTGATTGCAACACTTCAAACAGGAGATTCTGACAATGACCCCAATGGAACTTAG
- the dndB gene encoding DNA sulfur modification protein DndB, with protein sequence MGSMALPFEYVFPAIRGIQAGREYYVSMCPVRLIPKIFSFDDEEIPPEMRAQRVLNRSRVPEIARYIVNNPADYVFSAITVSINADITFDPIGSEDIGKLTIPMDARFVINDGQHRRAAFEQALKENPDLGDETISVVFFLDIGLKRSQQMFTDLNRYAVHPDPSLNILYDQRDRKSILSKSVVKEVKIFDRLTDMERSNLPVRSSKLFTLSSIYGATQALLTNHKNEEIEKQIEISVRFWRTVSSNIPDWQQVFDKKVSPGEIRREYIHSHAVTLAGIGRAGAVLLATYPDKWETQLKALCKIDWSRSNPDWEGRVMFGGKLSKSRTCVAFMTAYLKKAMKLPLTTEEERLEKAYALAGR encoded by the coding sequence ATGGGTTCTATGGCTCTCCCATTCGAGTACGTTTTTCCAGCTATCAGAGGGATTCAAGCAGGACGCGAGTATTACGTCTCAATGTGTCCAGTGCGGCTGATCCCAAAAATCTTTTCGTTTGATGACGAAGAAATTCCCCCTGAAATGCGAGCGCAACGGGTCTTGAATCGGAGCCGAGTCCCTGAGATCGCTCGCTACATCGTAAATAATCCAGCAGATTACGTTTTTTCGGCGATTACTGTCTCTATCAATGCCGATATTACTTTCGATCCCATTGGTTCAGAAGACATTGGTAAATTAACCATTCCAATGGATGCGCGGTTTGTCATAAATGACGGACAGCATCGCCGTGCTGCTTTTGAACAGGCATTGAAAGAAAACCCCGATCTCGGAGATGAGACGATCTCCGTCGTCTTCTTTCTGGATATTGGCTTGAAACGATCGCAGCAGATGTTCACCGATCTGAACCGTTATGCGGTTCATCCCGATCCTTCGCTGAACATTCTATACGACCAGCGCGATCGCAAATCCATCCTGTCCAAATCAGTAGTCAAAGAGGTCAAAATTTTTGACAGACTCACCGATATGGAGCGCAGCAACCTGCCAGTCCGCTCCAGTAAGCTCTTCACGCTGAGCAGCATCTACGGGGCTACTCAAGCACTTTTGACCAATCACAAGAACGAGGAGATAGAGAAGCAGATTGAAATTAGCGTCCGTTTCTGGAGAACAGTCAGCAGCAATATTCCAGACTGGCAGCAAGTATTTGATAAAAAAGTCAGTCCTGGAGAAATCCGTCGAGAATACATTCACAGCCATGCCGTCACACTAGCGGGCATTGGGAGAGCGGGTGCAGTTTTGCTAGCTACTTACCCGGATAAGTGGGAGACTCAGTTAAAAGCCTTATGCAAAATAGATTGGTCGCGCTCCAATCCTGACTGGGAGGGGCGCGTCATGTTTGGGGGGAAGCTATCCAAATCGAGAACTTGTGTAGCATTTATGACCGCTTATTTGAAAAAGGCTATGAAACTGCCGTTAACTACAGAAGAAGAACGGCTAGAGAAAGCTTATGCTCTCGCGGGGAGGTAG
- a CDS encoding aminotransferase class V-fold PLP-dependent enzyme, which translates to MTRISLEDYRQQFPSLSNKAYFNFGGQGTLPRPALEAIYRAYEYLQERGPFSTEVNAWISKQTQLTREAIATELGAPPDTITLTENVTFGCNIPLWGIDWQAGDRILMTDCEHPGVIAAVREISRRFQVEVAICPILATLNQGDPTAIIERYLTPNTRLLVLSHLLWNTGQVLPLPEIIACCRQTKSHKPIQVLVDAAQSAGSLALNLTELGADFYAFTGHKWLCGPAGVGGLYVRPEALETLSPAFIGWRGVVMDEAGNPIAQKPGGARFEVATSAFPQYVGLQHAIATHRTWGTSEERYQQICQNSAFLWQKLAETDGVNCLRSAPPQAGLVSFKLTGGISHKQAVMQLEQQGFLLRTILDPDCIRACVHYFSDRAEIDRLVDAIAQL; encoded by the coding sequence ATGACTCGCATTTCTCTTGAAGATTACCGCCAACAATTCCCCTCTCTCAGCAATAAAGCTTACTTTAATTTTGGCGGTCAAGGAACGTTGCCGCGCCCAGCTTTAGAAGCCATTTATCGAGCTTACGAATACTTACAAGAACGGGGTCCTTTTTCAACGGAAGTTAATGCTTGGATTAGCAAACAAACGCAATTGACGCGGGAAGCGATCGCAACAGAATTGGGCGCACCACCGGATACCATTACTCTCACCGAAAATGTTACCTTCGGCTGCAATATCCCATTATGGGGCATCGACTGGCAAGCGGGCGATCGCATCTTAATGACAGATTGCGAACATCCCGGCGTAATCGCCGCCGTGAGGGAAATTTCGCGCCGCTTCCAAGTGGAAGTTGCCATCTGTCCCATCCTCGCCACCCTCAATCAAGGCGATCCCACCGCCATTATCGAACGCTATTTAACCCCCAACACTCGCCTTCTCGTCCTTTCTCACCTGCTTTGGAATACCGGACAAGTCCTTCCCCTCCCCGAAATTATCGCCTGCTGTCGCCAAACCAAAAGCCATAAACCGATTCAAGTTCTCGTCGATGCCGCGCAATCTGCCGGTTCTCTCGCCCTCAATTTGACGGAACTCGGAGCCGATTTTTACGCCTTTACGGGGCATAAATGGCTGTGCGGGCCGGCGGGCGTGGGCGGGTTGTACGTGCGCCCAGAAGCCTTAGAAACGCTGTCTCCGGCGTTTATCGGCTGGCGGGGAGTGGTGATGGATGAGGCGGGCAATCCGATCGCGCAGAAACCGGGCGGGGCGCGCTTCGAGGTGGCAACTTCGGCTTTTCCTCAGTACGTCGGACTTCAGCACGCGATCGCCACGCATCGCACTTGGGGAACCTCCGAGGAGCGTTACCAACAAATTTGTCAAAATAGCGCGTTCTTGTGGCAAAAACTCGCAGAAACGGACGGCGTAAACTGTTTGCGGAGCGCTCCCCCCCAAGCCGGTTTAGTCTCGTTTAAATTGACGGGCGGAATCTCTCACAAACAAGCCGTAATGCAATTGGAACAACAAGGGTTTTTGCTGCGGACAATTCTCGATCCCGATTGTATCCGTGCCTGCGTTCATTATTTCAGCGATCGCGCCGAAATCGATCGGTTAGTGGATGCGATCGCGCAGTTATAA